In Acidovorax sp. 106, the following proteins share a genomic window:
- a CDS encoding MarR family winged helix-turn-helix transcriptional regulator: protein MQADTTLHEPAASPALAGGPQGCTNFKLRQLMRRVASRYDIEMAKCDLKTTQYSLLSHVLKLGPIRPSDLAVAMKMDASTLTRNLRPLIDAGWVTLEAGADARSRLVHITDTGRDKRAQAQRHWKAAQLALNSALGAERVMALHALVDDSLALLAALPAQEADHGE, encoded by the coding sequence ATGCAAGCCGACACCACCCTCCACGAACCTGCTGCATCCCCTGCGTTGGCGGGGGGGCCGCAGGGGTGTACCAACTTCAAGCTGCGCCAGCTGATGCGCCGCGTCGCCAGCCGTTACGACATCGAAATGGCGAAGTGCGATCTCAAGACCACGCAGTATTCGCTGCTGTCGCATGTGCTCAAGCTGGGCCCCATTCGCCCCAGCGATCTGGCTGTGGCCATGAAGATGGATGCCTCCACGCTGACGCGCAACCTGCGCCCTCTGATCGATGCGGGGTGGGTGACGCTGGAGGCCGGTGCCGATGCCCGCAGCCGCCTGGTGCACATCACCGACACGGGCCGTGATAAACGGGCACAAGCACAGCGCCACTGGAAAGCCGCGCAACTGGCACTGAACAGCGCCCTGGGCGCGGAACGGGTGATGGCGCTGCATGCGCTGGTCGATGATTCACTCGCGCTGCTGGCGGCGCTGCCTGCCCAGGAGGCCGATCATGGCGAATAA
- a CDS encoding MFS transporter translates to MANKAHSLAAQASPKTSATAPLALWLVLLAAAGTFALTMGTRQTMGLFLSALNTSTALGIGSISLAFAFGQLWWGLTQPFAGAVADRIGTGRVILLGVALVALGTFITPYMTSTWGLIFAIGVLAAGGAGMAGPSVLMAATARLVPAHQRGLASGIVNAGGSFGQFVMAPIAISLTAALGWASAMQWLGVMVLLALPAVWALKGNSNALAAQAAAASGQKALTAREAVAQALATPSYRYLAVGFLVCGFHVAFLATHLPGVIAACGLPPEVGGWALAVIGLFNIVGSLGMGWAVGRWRMKSLLSLLYATRGVAVLVFLLVPKTPAVVMIFAAVMGVTFLSTVPPTVGLVAKMFGTANMAMLFGIVMLSHQIGGFLGAYLGGSVFQATGSYDWVWYIDIALAAGAALVNLPIREAPLARSTAPAVA, encoded by the coding sequence ATGGCGAATAAAGCACACAGCCTAGCTGCTCAGGCCAGCCCCAAAACCAGCGCCACCGCGCCGTTGGCACTGTGGCTTGTGCTGCTGGCTGCGGCTGGCACCTTTGCACTGACCATGGGCACGCGGCAGACCATGGGGCTGTTCCTTTCGGCGCTGAACACCTCCACCGCACTGGGCATTGGCAGCATCAGCCTGGCGTTTGCATTCGGCCAACTCTGGTGGGGCCTGACGCAGCCCTTTGCGGGTGCGGTGGCCGACCGCATTGGCACCGGCCGGGTCATTCTGCTGGGCGTGGCGCTGGTGGCGCTGGGCACCTTCATCACCCCTTATATGACCAGCACCTGGGGCCTGATTTTTGCGATCGGCGTGCTCGCAGCGGGTGGGGCAGGGATGGCCGGTCCCTCCGTGCTGATGGCGGCCACGGCGCGGCTGGTGCCCGCGCACCAACGGGGCCTGGCCAGCGGCATCGTCAACGCGGGCGGCTCGTTTGGCCAGTTCGTCATGGCTCCCATCGCCATCAGCCTGACGGCGGCCCTGGGCTGGGCCAGCGCCATGCAGTGGCTGGGTGTGATGGTGCTGTTGGCATTGCCCGCGGTGTGGGCGCTCAAGGGGAATTCCAATGCGCTCGCAGCGCAGGCTGCGGCGGCATCCGGCCAAAAGGCACTGACGGCCCGCGAGGCCGTGGCCCAGGCGTTGGCCACCCCCAGTTACCGCTATCTGGCGGTGGGTTTCTTGGTGTGTGGTTTCCATGTGGCCTTTCTGGCCACCCATTTACCCGGCGTGATCGCCGCCTGCGGGCTGCCCCCAGAAGTGGGCGGCTGGGCCCTGGCGGTGATTGGTCTGTTCAACATCGTTGGCAGCCTGGGCATGGGCTGGGCGGTAGGGCGCTGGCGCATGAAGTCGCTGCTCTCGCTGCTGTATGCCACGCGTGGCGTCGCGGTGCTGGTCTTCCTTTTGGTGCCCAAAACACCGGCGGTGGTGATGATTTTTGCCGCCGTGATGGGGGTGACCTTTCTCTCCACAGTCCCGCCCACGGTGGGCCTGGTGGCCAAGATGTTTGGCACAGCCAACATGGCCATGCTGTTTGGCATCGTGATGCTGTCGCACCAGATCGGTGGTTTTCTGGGTGCCTACCTGGGCGGCAGTGTGTTCCAGGCCACGGGCAGCTATGACTGGGTCTGGTACATCGACATCGCGCTGGCTGCCGGGGCTGCGCTGGTGAACCTGCCTATCCGCGAAGCACCGCTGGCGCGCAGCACGGCGCCTGCAGTCGCCTGA
- a CDS encoding DNA-binding protein: MQFHSVRGGRGVQMEEVWAAADTVLAQGERPTIERVRQQLGRGSPNTVGPMLDGWYGSLAKRLGAGPVEDAGAGAEADTLPAPVLRAAKALWARALQQSQEHAAHGLAAAQANVDAQAQTLSAERDALAQDAQRLKDRTEALAAAMQAKDQQISNLARQLEEMQQMLALGHAEIEALRRTQAEQAAAAQLERQNGRAKDEDHRKERERLEQRATAQERRLLEEIDRARQDAKRVAAQWAEDAKKSAKTLADEQDRAKALEVQSSALQSENAGLTRELAVARDEIYAARTQNSELGREAAQLLQELRTHLPTPRRLRVGSAKTAVQPLRRGR, from the coding sequence ATGCAGTTCCATAGCGTGCGAGGTGGCCGGGGTGTTCAGATGGAAGAGGTCTGGGCGGCCGCAGATACCGTGCTTGCCCAGGGTGAGCGCCCAACGATTGAGCGGGTGCGCCAGCAACTGGGGCGGGGCTCGCCCAACACGGTCGGCCCGATGCTGGACGGTTGGTATGGCTCGTTGGCAAAGCGCCTGGGCGCAGGGCCTGTGGAGGATGCGGGTGCTGGGGCCGAAGCAGATACGCTGCCAGCCCCCGTGCTGCGTGCTGCCAAAGCACTGTGGGCGCGCGCGCTTCAACAATCGCAAGAGCACGCCGCACACGGTTTGGCCGCTGCCCAGGCCAACGTAGATGCACAAGCCCAAACGCTCTCCGCAGAGCGGGACGCCCTGGCTCAAGATGCGCAGCGCTTGAAGGACCGTACCGAGGCCTTGGCGGCCGCGATGCAGGCCAAGGACCAGCAAATCAGCAATCTGGCTCGGCAACTGGAAGAAATGCAGCAAATGCTGGCGCTGGGCCATGCTGAGATAGAGGCGCTGCGCCGCACTCAGGCCGAGCAGGCCGCTGCTGCGCAGCTAGAGCGCCAAAACGGACGCGCCAAAGACGAGGACCATCGCAAAGAGCGTGAACGCCTGGAGCAACGCGCCACAGCACAAGAGCGCCGTTTGCTCGAAGAAATTGACCGGGCCCGCCAGGATGCCAAGCGAGTCGCTGCGCAATGGGCAGAGGACGCCAAGAAATCTGCCAAAACCCTGGCCGACGAGCAAGACCGCGCCAAGGCGCTGGAAGTGCAATCAAGTGCTTTGCAGTCAGAAAACGCTGGGTTGACCCGCGAGTTGGCCGTGGCACGGGATGAGATTTACGCTGCACGCACCCAGAACTCTGAGTTGGGCCGCGAAGCTGCGCAGCTTTTGCAAGAATTACGCACCCATTTGCCTACGCCGAGGCGGTTGCGTGTGGGCTCTGCCAAGACGGCCGTCCAGCCTTTGCGCAGAGGCCGTTGA
- a CDS encoding MATE family efflux transporter codes for MTEALNPRTRMLLEAPIAPTLLRLAAPNVLVMLAQAGVGLIETYFVGQLGTDALAGMALVFPVVMLMQMTSAGAMGGGIASAIARALGARRRQDADALVLHALVIAAVFALVFTVGVVGGGRWLYARMGGTGGALEAALVYSNWVFAGAVLVWLFNTLSAVIRGTGNMAVPAYVTVLGALVLVPLSPLLIFGWGLLPGMGIAGGALALMAYYAVGSVVLAAYLWSPRSLLRPSLAHIRFRWALFKDILRVGLVGTVSTVATNLAIGVTTALVGGFGTAAIAGYGTASRLEYLLVPLVFGLGAPLVAMVGTCIGAGQRERALRATWIGAAMAFAMAEAIGLWAATNPATWLRLFNSDPAMLESGALYLRTVGPVYGFFGLGLVLYFASQGAGRLLWPVIGNIARLAVAVGGGGLALHWGGGLQAVFAAQGVALVLYGLVNAWAIAGGAWFGRVGWPRSMSGLLRRVAQA; via the coding sequence ATGACCGAGGCCCTGAACCCGCGCACCCGCATGCTGCTGGAGGCGCCCATCGCGCCCACGCTGCTGCGGCTAGCGGCTCCCAATGTGCTGGTGATGCTGGCGCAAGCTGGCGTCGGGCTCATCGAGACCTACTTCGTGGGCCAACTGGGCACGGACGCCTTGGCGGGCATGGCGCTGGTGTTTCCGGTGGTCATGCTGATGCAGATGACGTCCGCAGGCGCCATGGGCGGCGGCATCGCATCGGCGATTGCCCGCGCGCTGGGCGCCCGCCGGCGCCAGGATGCCGATGCGCTGGTGCTGCACGCACTGGTGATAGCGGCGGTGTTTGCGCTCGTTTTCACCGTGGGCGTGGTGGGAGGAGGGCGCTGGCTCTACGCCCGCATGGGCGGCACGGGCGGGGCGCTGGAGGCCGCACTGGTGTATTCCAACTGGGTGTTCGCTGGCGCGGTGCTGGTCTGGCTGTTCAACACCCTTTCGGCCGTGATCCGCGGCACGGGCAACATGGCCGTGCCTGCCTATGTGACGGTGCTGGGCGCCTTGGTCCTGGTGCCGCTGTCGCCCTTGCTCATCTTTGGCTGGGGGCTGCTGCCGGGCATGGGCATTGCGGGCGGTGCGCTGGCACTGATGGCGTACTACGCTGTGGGCAGCGTGGTACTCGCGGCCTACCTCTGGTCGCCGCGCAGCCTGCTTCGGCCATCACTGGCCCACATCCGCTTTCGCTGGGCGCTGTTCAAGGACATCCTGCGCGTGGGTCTGGTGGGCACTGTTTCTACCGTGGCGACCAACCTGGCGATTGGCGTGACAACGGCGCTGGTGGGCGGTTTTGGCACGGCGGCCATCGCAGGCTATGGCACGGCGTCGCGGCTGGAATACCTGCTGGTGCCCCTGGTGTTTGGCCTGGGTGCCCCGCTGGTGGCCATGGTCGGCACGTGCATCGGAGCCGGCCAGCGCGAGCGCGCCCTGCGCGCCACCTGGATCGGTGCTGCGATGGCCTTTGCCATGGCCGAGGCCATCGGATTGTGGGCAGCCACCAATCCAGCCACCTGGCTGCGGCTGTTTAACAGCGACCCGGCCATGCTCGAATCTGGCGCGCTCTATCTGCGCACGGTGGGCCCGGTGTATGGCTTTTTCGGGCTGGGCCTGGTGCTGTACTTTGCCTCGCAAGGGGCAGGGCGCCTGCTGTGGCCCGTGATCGGCAACATCGCACGCCTGGCCGTGGCCGTGGGCGGTGGTGGACTGGCCTTGCATTGGGGCGGCGGCTTGCAGGCCGTTTTCGCTGCGCAGGGCGTGGCGTTGGTGCTCTACGGGCTGGTCAACGCCTGGGCGATTGCGGGTGGCGCCTGGTTTGGCCGGGTGGGGTGGCCACGAAGCATGTCGGGGCTGCTGCGGCGTGTGGCGCAAGCATGA
- a CDS encoding YeeE/YedE family protein yields MKSRLSEFLVGLLFGLGLILSGMTDPGKVLGFLDLAGLWDPSLAFVMGGAIAVGAVAFAVAKKRTRSFLGGAMHVPTARDVDKRLVLGSLLFGVGWGLAGFCPGPAIVSAAAGQPKALAFVAAMLAGMWLFEVLERRAQRTSSKGH; encoded by the coding sequence ATGAAAAGTCGTTTGTCAGAGTTCTTGGTGGGCCTGTTGTTTGGCCTGGGTTTGATCCTGTCGGGCATGACCGACCCCGGCAAGGTGCTGGGCTTTCTCGATCTGGCCGGGCTGTGGGACCCGTCGTTGGCCTTTGTCATGGGTGGGGCCATTGCTGTCGGTGCTGTTGCATTTGCCGTGGCCAAAAAGCGCACCCGCAGCTTTTTGGGCGGGGCCATGCATGTGCCTACGGCGCGGGATGTGGACAAGCGCCTGGTGCTGGGTAGCCTGCTGTTTGGCGTGGGCTGGGGGTTGGCGGGCTTTTGCCCCGGCCCGGCTATCGTCTCGGCTGCCGCAGGCCAGCCCAAGGCCTTGGCCTTTGTCGCCGCCATGCTGGCGGGCATGTGGCTTTTTGAAGTGTTGGAGCGCCGGGCCCAGCGGACTTCCAGCAAGGGGCATTGA
- the gloA gene encoding lactoylglutathione lyase encodes MKFLHTMLRVGNLQRSIDFYTQVLGMQLLRQSENPEYKYSLAFLGFEGGNPAQAEIELTYNWGVESYEMGTAYGHIALGVPDAYAACEKIRASGGNVTREAGPVKGGTTVIAFVTDPDGYKIELIQRAEGAAGAGLR; translated from the coding sequence ATGAAATTCCTCCACACGATGCTGCGCGTTGGCAACCTTCAACGCTCGATTGACTTCTACACCCAGGTGCTGGGCATGCAACTGCTGCGCCAGTCTGAGAACCCCGAGTACAAATACTCGCTGGCCTTTTTGGGCTTTGAGGGCGGCAACCCCGCGCAAGCCGAGATCGAGCTGACCTACAACTGGGGCGTGGAAAGCTACGAGATGGGCACGGCCTATGGCCACATCGCACTGGGTGTGCCAGACGCGTATGCCGCGTGTGAAAAGATTAGGGCCTCTGGCGGAAACGTGACGCGCGAAGCGGGCCCGGTCAAAGGTGGCACCACCGTGATCGCGTTTGTGACGGACCCCGATGGCTATAAGATTGAGTTGATCCAGCGCGCCGAGGGTGCGGCAGGCGCTGGCTTGCGCTGA
- a CDS encoding site-specific integrase — protein sequence MTARAVDELLREGESANTLASYRSALRYWAAWFNLRYGRPIALPVTPSVVLQFVVDHAQRTTETGLAHELPTALDAALVGAGFKGKLGPMALNTLVHRVAVLSKAHQLRGLDNPCQDPKVRELLSKTRRAYGKRGALPQKKDALTKAPLMAMLETCDTSLKGQRDRALLLFAWATGGRRRSEVAAADMKSLRKTGPTSFTYALTRSKTNQSAADRPENYKPLEGLAAEALQAWLTASGIQEGAIFRQVKKGNSVGAPLSGASVRDIVRQRVAAAGLPDVYSAHSLRSGFVTEAAKQNIPLTDTMAMTGHRSVASVLGYFRASGSNPAASLLDRQDDPA from the coding sequence ATGACCGCTCGCGCCGTGGACGAATTGCTGCGCGAGGGGGAATCGGCCAACACGCTGGCCAGCTATCGCTCAGCGCTGCGGTACTGGGCAGCCTGGTTCAACCTGCGCTATGGGCGGCCCATTGCACTGCCTGTAACGCCCAGCGTGGTGCTGCAGTTTGTGGTGGACCACGCCCAACGCACCACCGAGACAGGCCTAGCGCACGAGCTACCGACCGCGCTGGATGCAGCCCTGGTGGGCGCGGGCTTCAAAGGCAAGCTGGGCCCGATGGCACTCAATACGCTGGTGCACCGCGTGGCCGTACTGTCCAAAGCACACCAACTGCGCGGGCTGGACAACCCTTGCCAGGACCCCAAAGTGCGCGAGCTGCTGAGCAAAACCAGGCGCGCCTACGGCAAACGCGGCGCCCTGCCGCAAAAGAAAGATGCGCTGACCAAAGCGCCGCTGATGGCCATGCTGGAGACCTGCGACACCAGTCTGAAAGGGCAACGCGACCGTGCTCTGCTGCTGTTTGCATGGGCCACGGGTGGGCGGCGGCGCTCTGAAGTGGCGGCAGCCGATATGAAAAGCCTGCGCAAGACAGGGCCCACATCGTTCACTTACGCCCTCACCCGCTCCAAGACCAACCAAAGCGCAGCAGACCGGCCCGAGAATTACAAGCCCCTGGAAGGCCTGGCCGCTGAAGCCCTGCAGGCATGGCTGACGGCGTCTGGCATTCAAGAAGGCGCCATCTTTAGGCAGGTCAAGAAAGGCAACAGTGTGGGCGCACCGCTGTCCGGGGCATCCGTGCGCGACATTGTTCGCCAGCGTGTCGCTGCTGCAGGGTTGCCCGATGTGTACTCGGCGCACTCTTTGCGTTCAGGCTTTGTGACTGAAGCCGCCAAGCAAAACATCCCCCTCACAGACACCATGGCCATGACGGGCCACCGGAGTGTGGCGAGCGTGCTGGGCTACTTCAGGGCTTCAGGCAGCAACCCCGCAGCCTCGCTGCTGGACCGCCAGGACGACCCGGCCTGA
- a CDS encoding PaaI family thioesterase produces MTQHNHLEHWLAQERDILATLDAGLGPGVARRDQIAPLNGLEQMQAMLRGELPYAPMARTLDFFIVEVGEGMSIFQGTPRLEHLNPMGTVHGGWFATLLDSALGCAVHTRMEPGRGYTTAELGINLVKAITPKVQRVRAEARVIHSGRQLATAEARLVGPDGTLYAHATTTCLVFDLPAQSRG; encoded by the coding sequence ATGACCCAGCACAACCACCTTGAACACTGGCTCGCACAAGAGCGCGACATCCTCGCCACGCTGGACGCCGGCCTAGGCCCAGGTGTGGCCCGGCGGGACCAGATCGCCCCTCTGAATGGCCTGGAGCAAATGCAGGCCATGTTGCGTGGCGAGTTGCCATACGCCCCGATGGCCAGAACGCTGGACTTCTTTATTGTGGAAGTGGGCGAAGGCATGTCCATCTTTCAGGGCACCCCCCGCCTGGAGCACCTCAACCCCATGGGCACGGTGCATGGCGGCTGGTTTGCCACCCTGCTCGATTCCGCTCTGGGCTGCGCCGTGCACACACGCATGGAGCCAGGGCGCGGCTACACCACGGCTGAGCTGGGCATCAACTTGGTCAAGGCCATTACGCCCAAGGTGCAGCGCGTGCGTGCCGAAGCCCGAGTGATCCACAGCGGGCGCCAACTGGCCACGGCCGAGGCGCGCCTGGTGGGGCCGGATGGCACGCTCTACGCCCACGCCACCACCACCTGCTTGGTTTTTGACTTGCCTGCACAATCGAGAGGATGA
- a CDS encoding MaoC family dehydratase, with protein sequence MTSHLAAAAASPEMSKPLYLDDLAVGNQFTSGEHAMDEGQIKAFAAQFDPQPFHLDEAAGRATLFGGLAASGWHTAAVTMRLQVTSGLPIAGGIIGAGGELSWPRPTRATDVLHVVSEVVQIQPSKSRPDRGMVTVRSETRNQHGDVLQLSTVRIVVPRKPAADSAGAP encoded by the coding sequence ATGACTTCCCACCTGGCGGCAGCCGCCGCATCGCCTGAAATGTCAAAACCGCTGTACCTGGACGATCTTGCCGTTGGCAACCAGTTCACCAGCGGCGAGCACGCCATGGACGAGGGCCAGATCAAGGCGTTCGCCGCCCAGTTTGATCCGCAACCCTTTCATCTCGACGAAGCGGCGGGCCGCGCCACGCTGTTTGGTGGGCTGGCCGCGAGCGGCTGGCACACCGCCGCCGTGACCATGCGCCTGCAAGTGACGAGCGGCCTGCCGATTGCGGGCGGCATCATCGGAGCAGGGGGCGAGCTGAGCTGGCCCCGCCCCACGCGCGCCACAGATGTGCTGCATGTAGTGAGCGAGGTTGTGCAAATCCAACCTTCCAAATCCAGGCCCGACCGAGGCATGGTCACCGTGCGCAGCGAAACCCGCAACCAGCATGGCGATGTGCTGCAACTCTCCACCGTGCGCATCGTGGTGCCGCGCAAGCCCGCAGCCGACAGCGCGGGGGCCCCATGA
- a CDS encoding SDR family NAD(P)-dependent oxidoreductase produces MNPPSLALSPPSSVHFGHQGRVCIVTGGAQGIGEACVRRFAAEGAHAVIVDVDDARGQALAAELGALYVRCDVGDKAQVDALVVQVLAAYERIDVLVNNAGIFRAADFLEVTEADFDAVLRVNLKGSFLVGQAVARAMAAHNGGRSGGAIVNMSSVNGVLTIPSISSYNVSKGGVNQLTRVMALALADKNIRVNAVAPGTIATELAAKAVLTSEEAKSKIMSRTPMKRLGEPSEIADVVAWLASDAASYVTGEIVTVDGGRMTLNYTVPV; encoded by the coding sequence ATGAACCCTCCAAGCCTAGCCCTCTCGCCCCCGTCTTCTGTTCACTTTGGCCACCAGGGCCGCGTTTGTATCGTTACCGGCGGTGCCCAAGGCATTGGTGAGGCCTGTGTGCGCCGCTTTGCGGCCGAGGGGGCGCACGCCGTTATCGTCGATGTGGATGATGCACGCGGCCAGGCCTTGGCTGCAGAGCTGGGTGCGCTGTATGTGCGCTGCGATGTAGGCGACAAGGCGCAGGTGGATGCTCTGGTGGTGCAGGTGCTTGCGGCCTACGAACGCATCGATGTGCTGGTGAACAACGCAGGCATCTTCCGTGCGGCGGATTTTTTGGAGGTGACCGAGGCGGACTTCGATGCGGTGCTGCGGGTCAACCTCAAGGGGTCGTTCCTGGTGGGCCAGGCGGTGGCGCGGGCCATGGCGGCACACAATGGCGGCCGCAGTGGCGGCGCCATCGTCAACATGAGTTCGGTCAACGGCGTACTGACCATTCCCAGTATCTCCAGCTACAACGTGAGCAAAGGGGGGGTGAACCAGCTCACGCGTGTGATGGCGTTGGCGCTGGCGGACAAGAACATCCGTGTGAACGCCGTGGCCCCTGGCACCATTGCTACGGAGCTGGCTGCCAAGGCGGTGCTGACCAGTGAGGAGGCCAAAAGCAAGATCATGAGCCGCACCCCCATGAAGCGGCTGGGCGAGCCTTCGGAGATTGCCGATGTGGTGGCCTGGCTGGCCAGCGATGCCGCAAGTTACGTCACTGGCGAAATCGTGACGGTGGACGGCGGCCGCATGACGCTGAACTACACGGTGCCCGTGTGA
- a CDS encoding bifunctional diguanylate cyclase/phosphodiesterase, with translation MNIDTTSLIRDMGMNAGLLCFLAALYSIALSALRHPDLSIRKARQRWLPWITGLMFGFTGILTMLVPLRLAEGVIVDARLVMAGLAGAYLTPLGAVLCAVVLGAYRLSLGGIGTGPAMVGIVLTTGIGWLWQHYRPYFSTQRFGTLSDGLWLVGLGLSLAAGGMLAIQTLPPEVARAVTAQSWVAVVVIYPIGTVLLGFLLDNVQKLSQREEALEQTAETLKAMLAEARQAASVFVNSKDTIAIVQPDGTVLDVNPTYTSVLGYSREELIGKSSAVLLHDEGGEALFLRRVAQSIERDGRWHGELARRRKNGETFVSELTIEGIKDPDGVVRKWVSVGKDVTEQRRLEQALQQFGNYDALTGLASRRLFAKELNAALHKRTDTPGILALCMLDIDQFKDLNEQWGQPLADQFLRVFAQRLRADAGPDNLIGRIGGDEFAIALTDCADTESALQRLEGLRQSLARTAVLDNVQLRLTCSAGVTFYPADPGDADGLLRHADLALYAAKEQGKDRIAVFDIQQGQRVQARRHTAKLVEDALLQGEMELYFQPKVRISDGQVVGAECLIRWRHPERGLLAPGVFMADIVGTPVASKLDHWVLGAAFKAGQALVAQGSPLPLSINIAVSTLIDSKFQQEVARLLRQHPSLPRPFLEVELLETETFNDLSAVAYVIQGLDDLGVQCSIDDFGTGYSSLTYLQRLPAQIVKIDQSFVREMLVNERDRALVRGIVSLAHAFNRKVVAEGVETPAHAEALRDLECDVLQGYGIARPMPLQDLMGWIRAWQPPPEWGGARQLRR, from the coding sequence ATGAACATCGACACCACGTCTTTGATTCGGGATATGGGCATGAACGCGGGCCTGTTGTGTTTTCTGGCCGCGCTGTACAGCATTGCCCTGAGCGCGCTGCGCCATCCCGACCTGAGTATCAGGAAGGCGCGGCAACGCTGGTTGCCCTGGATCACCGGGCTGATGTTTGGGTTCACCGGCATCCTCACCATGCTCGTGCCCCTGCGGCTGGCCGAGGGTGTGATCGTTGACGCTAGATTAGTGATGGCTGGCTTGGCAGGTGCCTACCTTACGCCCCTGGGGGCTGTGCTGTGCGCGGTCGTGCTGGGCGCATACCGGCTTAGCCTGGGTGGTATTGGAACTGGCCCGGCCATGGTCGGTATTGTGCTGACCACGGGCATCGGGTGGCTTTGGCAGCACTACAGGCCTTATTTTTCTACGCAGCGCTTTGGCACCTTGTCCGATGGGTTGTGGCTGGTCGGACTTGGCTTGAGCCTGGCGGCGGGAGGCATGCTGGCAATACAGACCTTGCCGCCTGAGGTCGCTCGGGCAGTGACTGCGCAGTCCTGGGTCGCTGTGGTGGTGATCTACCCCATAGGTACGGTCCTGCTGGGGTTTCTTCTGGACAACGTGCAGAAACTCAGCCAGCGCGAGGAAGCCCTGGAGCAGACCGCCGAAACCTTAAAAGCCATGCTCGCCGAAGCGCGTCAGGCCGCCAGCGTGTTCGTCAACAGTAAAGACACGATCGCCATCGTGCAACCGGACGGCACGGTGCTTGACGTCAACCCGACCTACACCAGCGTGCTGGGCTACTCGCGCGAAGAGCTGATTGGCAAGTCCTCCGCCGTTCTGCTCCATGACGAAGGCGGCGAAGCGCTTTTCTTGCGCCGCGTCGCACAGTCCATTGAGCGAGATGGTCGTTGGCACGGAGAGCTGGCGCGGCGTCGCAAGAACGGCGAAACCTTTGTCTCGGAGCTCACCATCGAAGGGATCAAGGACCCGGATGGCGTCGTGCGCAAGTGGGTGTCGGTGGGCAAGGACGTGACCGAGCAGCGCCGCCTAGAGCAGGCCCTGCAGCAGTTTGGCAACTACGACGCCCTCACCGGCCTGGCCAGCCGCCGCTTGTTCGCCAAGGAACTCAATGCGGCCCTTCACAAGCGCACAGACACCCCCGGCATCCTGGCGTTGTGCATGCTGGACATCGACCAGTTCAAAGACCTGAACGAGCAATGGGGACAGCCGCTGGCTGACCAGTTCCTGCGGGTTTTTGCGCAGCGCCTGAGGGCCGATGCGGGGCCAGACAACCTGATTGGCCGCATAGGCGGCGATGAATTTGCCATTGCCCTGACGGACTGCGCAGATACCGAGTCGGCCCTGCAGCGGCTGGAGGGCCTGCGCCAGTCGCTCGCGCGAACAGCTGTTTTAGACAACGTGCAACTGCGCCTGACCTGCAGCGCCGGCGTCACGTTCTATCCCGCCGACCCGGGAGACGCCGACGGTTTGCTGCGCCATGCAGACCTGGCGCTGTATGCGGCCAAGGAACAGGGCAAGGACCGGATCGCGGTGTTCGACATCCAGCAAGGCCAGCGGGTGCAAGCGCGCAGGCACACGGCCAAGTTGGTTGAAGACGCCTTGCTGCAAGGTGAGATGGAGCTGTACTTCCAGCCCAAGGTCAGGATCTCTGATGGGCAGGTTGTGGGAGCCGAATGTTTGATCCGGTGGCGCCACCCCGAGCGGGGGCTGCTGGCGCCCGGCGTTTTCATGGCGGATATTGTGGGCACGCCGGTAGCGAGCAAGCTGGACCATTGGGTGCTGGGCGCGGCATTCAAGGCCGGGCAAGCGTTGGTCGCCCAGGGCAGCCCCCTGCCCTTGAGCATCAATATCGCCGTTTCCACGCTGATCGACAGCAAGTTCCAGCAGGAGGTCGCCCGGTTGCTGCGGCAGCACCCTTCCCTGCCCCGGCCGTTTCTGGAGGTCGAGTTGCTAGAGACCGAGACTTTCAACGATCTCTCGGCCGTGGCCTATGTCATCCAGGGGCTGGACGATTTGGGTGTGCAATGCTCCATTGACGACTTCGGCACGGGATACTCATCGCTCACCTACCTGCAGCGCCTGCCTGCACAAATCGTGAAGATCGACCAGTCCTTTGTGCGCGAAATGCTCGTCAACGAGCGCGACCGCGCACTGGTGCGGGGCATCGTGAGCCTGGCGCATGCGTTCAATCGCAAGGTGGTGGCGGAGGGGGTGGAAACCCCGGCCCATGCCGAAGCCTTGCGCGATCTGGAGTGCGATGTCTTGCAGGGCTATGGCATTGCCAGGCCCATGCCACTGCAAGACCTGATGGGCTGGATCCGGGCCTGGCAGCCGCCACCGGAGTGGGGGGGCGCCCGGCAGCTGCGGCGCTGA